The following proteins are encoded in a genomic region of Arachis ipaensis cultivar K30076 chromosome B02, Araip1.1, whole genome shotgun sequence:
- the LOC107628040 gene encoding exocyst complex component EXO70A1-like, translating into MTTIPQTMEALRQRATLVKESLHKSQIITDNMVSILGSFDHRLSALETAMRPTQIKTHSIRSAHDNIDKTLKAAEVFLVQFEQTRKAEAKILRGPQEDLESYLEAVDQLRNNLKFFNSKKSFKGSDGIINHTNGLLAKAIAKLEEEFRLLLTNYSKPVEPDRLFDCIPHRRRSSTSGRQSDASKLDLDKQSESEKQTEPAVYTLPTLIPPRVIPLLHDLAQQMVEAGHQQQLFRLYRDTRAPVLEQSLRKLGVERLSKDDVQKMQWEVLESKIGNWTHFMRIAVKLLLTVEKQICDQIFEGFENMRTQCFAEVTASSFVMLLSFGEAVAKSKRSSEKLFVTLDMYETMRELQPELETIFEGKACTELREASLSLTKRLGQTAMETFCDFEELIENDATKTAVLDGTVHPLTSYVINYVKFLFDYQSTLKQIFREFDPNDPEGQLANLTTRIMQALQNNLDGKSKQYKDPALTQLFLMNNIHYIVRSVRRSDAKDMLGEDWVQIHRRVVQQHANQYKRISWAKIAQCLTVQSSGGADSTAGVSRNMIKDRFKSFNSQIEELYWRQSQWTVPDSELRESLKLAIIEVLLPAYRSFLKRFGPMLENGKNPQKYIRYTPEQIEEMLNGFFESKSWNDQKR; encoded by the exons ATGACGACGATACCTCAAACAATGGAGGCTCTACGGCAGAGAGCCACGCTCGTCAAGGAATCGCTCCACAAGAGCCAGATCATCACCGACAACATGGTCTCCATCCTCGGCTCCTTCGACCACCGCCTCTCCGCCCTCGAAACCGCCATGCGTCCCACTCAG ATTAAAACACATTCAATTCGAAGCGCACATGATAACATTGACAAGACTCTGAAGGCAGCAGAGGTGTTTTTGGTGCAATTCGAGCAAACTCGCAAG GCGGAGGCTAAAATACTCAGAGGGCCTCAAGAGGATCTAGAAAGCTATTTAGAAGCAGTTGATCAATTGAGAAACAATTTGAAATTCTTCAACAGCAAAAAGAGTTTCAAAGGCAGTGATGGTATCATCAACCATACCAACGGCTTGCTTGCCAAAGCTATCGCAAAGCTGGAAGAGGAGTTCAGACTTCTCTTAACAAATTACAG CAAACCGGTGGAACCTGAccgcctatttgactgcataccACACCGTCGGCGATCGTCAACTTCTGGAAGGCAAAGTGATGCAAGCAAACTCGATCTTGATAAGCAAAGCGAGTCTGAGAAGCAAACAGAACCGGCTGTTTACACACTTCCCACCCTGATTCCACCCAGAGTTATTCCTTTGCTACATGACTTAGCACAACAAATGGTCGAAGCTGGCCATCAACAACAGCTCTTTCGACTCTACAG AGACACTCGTGCCCCTGTCTTGGAACAGAGTCTTAGGAAGTTAGGTGTAGAGAGGCTGAGTAAAGATGATGTTCAAAAAATGCAGTGGGAGGTTTTGGAGTCTAAGATTGGGAACTGGACTCATTTCATGAGGATTGCT GTTAAATTGTTGCTGACTGTGGAAAAGCAAATATGTGATCAAATATTTGAAGGTTTTGAAAATATGAGAACTCAATGCTTTGCTGAAGTCACTGCTAGCAGTTTTGTTATGCTTCTTAGTTTCGGAGAGGCTGTTGCCAAAAGCAAGAGGTCATCTGAAAAACTATTTGTTACTCTAGACATGTATGAGACAATGAGAGAACTTCAACCTGAG CTTGAGACAATTTTTGAAGGTAAAGCCTGCACGGAATTGCGCGAAGCTTCTCTGTCCTTGACCAAGAGACTAGGTCAGACAGCCATGGAAACCTTCTGTGACTTTGAGGAACTTATTGAAAATGATGCTACTAAAACTGCTGTGCTTGATGGAACTGTCCATCCACTAACTAGCTATGTGATCAATTATGTTAAGTTTCTCTTTGA TTATCAATCAACATTGAAACAAATTTTTCGCGAGTTTGATCCCAATGACCCAGAAGGTCAGTTAGCAAACCTGACAACAAGGATTATGCAGGCTCTCCAGAATAACCTGGATGGAAAATCAAAACAATATAAAGATCCAGCTTTAACCCAATTGTTCCTTATGAATAATATCCATTACATAGTGAGATCAGTGAGAAG GTCAGATGCAAAGGATATGTTGGGAGAGGACTGGGTGCAAATACATAGAAGAGTTGTGCAACAGCATGCAAATCAGTATAAAAGGATCTCATGGGCAAAG ATTGCTCAGTGCCTCACTGTGCAATCATCAGGCGGGGCTGACAGCACCGCTGGAGTTTCAAGAAATATGATTAAAGATAGGTTCAAGAGTTTCAACTCTCAAATTGAGGAGCTTTATTGGAGGCAATCTCAATGGACTGTTCCTGACAGTGAGTTGCGTGAATCTCTCAAACTGGCTATAATCGAAGTACTTTTACCTGCTTATAGATCTTTCCTCAAACGTTTTGG GCCCATGCTTGAGAATGGGAAAAATCCTCAGAAGTACATAAGATACACACCCGAACAAATTGAAGAAATGTTGAATGGCTTTTTCGAGAGCAAGTCGTGGAATGATCAGAAGCGGTGA
- the LOC107626348 gene encoding receptor-like kinase TMK3 yields the protein MIFSMEQQQKHVLLLLLLLMLTLCCVVLTETDPSDVKVLNQFRNGLKNPELLPWPENGGDPCGNPPWKYIFCNGKRVSQIQAKNLNLIGPLPQSFNQLTMLENLGLQNNKLNGPLPSFSGLKMLKFAFLNHNEFDSIPYDFFEGLESLEVLALDYNVNFNASNGGWKFPLTLQGSTQLTNVSCMSCNMVGPIPEFLGSMVSLSVLQLSGNNLSGAIPASFKGIGLQILWLNNQDGGGLDGTIDVFATMVSLTSLWLHGNNFKGTIPKNIGDLASLKDLNLNGNQLVGVIPDSLAKLQLEHLDLNNNHLMGPTPKFVTPKVTFDSNNFCETKPGVSCSYEVMALIEFLSGLDYPLNLVNSWIGDNPCEGPWLGIKCNANGKVSMIILSKFNFSGTLSPSVAKLDSLVEIRLGGNKISGVVPSNWTSLRSLKLLDLSGNNISGPLPSFDKSLKIVTDGNPLLMNHSNSSQAPSSSSSSSSSSSSSSSSSSSSSSSSVNKPNPSSGRGELSSVDTPTAPSNSNSGSSLELKNPKRKNLVLIVTPIVGIVAAIILLIPIYLYCFKGRNEASKGSSSLVVHPRDPSDSDNVVKVVVASNGNGRSISTVSASGSGNLNTSGNAVSHVIEAGNLVISVQVLRGITKNFAPENELGRGGFGGVYKGELDDGTKIAVKRMEAGVISRKALDEFQSEIAVLSKVRHRNLVSLLGYSVEGTERLLVYEYMPQGALSKHLFQWKSLQLEPLSWKRRLNIALDVARGMEYLHTLAHQSFIHRDLKSSNILLGDDFRAKVSDFGLVKLAPDGKKSVVTRLAGTFGYLAPEYAVTGKITTKADVFSFGVVLMELLTGLTALDEDRPEESQYLAAWFWNIKSDKEKLMNAIDPALEKQDETFESISIIAELAGHCTAREPNQRPDMGYAVSILAPLVEKWKPIDDETEEYCGIDYSLPLNQMVKGWQEMEGKDLSHVDLQDSKSSIPARPTGFADSFTSADGR from the exons ATGATCTTCAGCATGGAACAACAACAAAAACATGTTCTTTTGCTACTATTACTTTTGATGTTAACACTGTGCTGTGTTGTTCTCACTGAAACTGACCCTTCAGATGTAAAGGTTCTAAACCAGTTCAGAAACGGTCTCAAGAACCCTGAGCTCTTACCATGGCCTGAAAATGGTGGAGACCCATGTGGAAACCCTCCATGGAAGTACATCTTCTGCAATGGCAAAAGGGTATCTCAGATTCAAGCTAAAAACTTGAACTTGATTGGTCCTTTGCCTCAAAGCTTCAACCAGCTCACAATGCTTGAGAATCTTGGTCTTCAGAACAACAAGCTCAATGGCCCTTTACCTTCTTTCAGTGGTTTGAAGATGTTAAAGTTTGCATTTTTGAACCACAATGAGTTTGATTCAATCCCTTATGATTTCTTTGAAGGACTTGAGAGTCTTGAGGTTTTAGCATTGGATTACAATGTTAACTTCAATGCAAGCAATGGTGGTTGGAAATTCCCTTTGACTTTGCAAGGGTCAACACAATTGACCAATGTTTCTTGCATGAGTTGCAACATGGTTGGTCCAATTCCTGAGTTCTTGGGTAGCATGGTGTCTCTTTCTGTGCTGCAGCTTTCAGGGAATAACTTATCTGGCGCGATTCCGGCGAGTTTTAAAGGAATTGGGTTGCAGATTCTGTGGTTGAATAACCAAGATGGTGGTGGTCTTGATGGTACTATTGATGTGTTTGCAACAATGGTTTCTCTCACAAGTTTGTGGCTTCATGGTAACAATTTCAAAGGGACTATTCCTAAGAACATTGGTGACTTGGCTTCTCTGAAGGATCTTAATCTCAATGGTAACCAACTTGTTGGGGTAATTCCTGATTCTTTAGCTAAATTGCAATTGGAACATTTGGATTTGAACAATAACCATTTAATGGGTCCAACCCCAAAATTTGTAACACCTAAAGTTACTTTTGATTCCAATAATTTTTGTGAAACAAAACCTGGGGTTTCATGTTCCTATGAGGTTATGGCACTGATTGAGTTTCTTAGTGGGTTGGATTACCCTTTAAATCTTGTTAATTCATGGATTGGTGATAATCCTTGTGAAGGTCCATGGTTAGGAATAAAGTGCAATGCAAATGGGAAAGTTTCTATGATTATTTTGTCTAAGTTTAATTTCAGTGGTACTCTTAGTCCTTCTGTTGCGAAATTGGATTCTCTTGTTGAAATCAGATTAGGGGGTAACAAAATCAGTGGTGTGGTTCCTAGTAATTGGACTAGTTTGAGATCACTGAAATTGTTGGATCTAAGTGGCAACAACATTTCAGGTCCATTGCCAAGTTTTGATAAGAGTTTGAAGATTGTTACTGATGGGAATCCTCTGTTGATGAATCATAGTAACTCCTCACAAgctccctcctcctcctcctcctcctcctcctcctcatcatcatcatcatcatcatcatcatcatcatcatcatcatctgttAATAAGCCAAATCCATCTTCTGGAAGGGGCGAACTTTCTTCGGTTGATACTCCAACAGCACCATCAAATTCCAACTCTGGCAGTTCTCTTGAATTGAAGAATCCCAAAAGAAAGAACTTGGTGTTGATTGTGACCCCAATTGTAGGTATTGTTGCTGCAATTATTCTGCTTATTCCAATTTATCTGTATTGTTTCAAAGGGAGAAATGAAGCCTCCAAGGGTTCAAGTTCATTAGTAGTTCACCCTAGAGATCCATCTGATTCAGACAATGTGGTAAAGGTTGTTGTTGCTAGCAATGGCAATGGAAGAAGCATTTCCACAGTTTCAGCAAGTGGTTCTGGGAACCTAAACACCAGTGGAAATGCAGTGTCTCATGTAATTGAAGCTGGAAATCTTGTAATATCGGTTCAAGTCCTTCGAGGCATTACCAAGAATTTCGCGCCTGAGAATGAGCTCGGCCGGGGTGGATTCGGGGGTGTTTACAAGGGAGAATTGGATGATGGGACTAAAATTGCAGTGAAGAGAATGGAGGCTGGTGTGATAAGCAGAAAAGCCTTAGATGAGTTCCAGTCTGAAATCGCAGTTCTTTCGAAAGTCCGGCACCGGAATTTGGTGTCTCTTTTGGGCTATTCAGTAGAAGGGACAGAGAGACTACTAGTCTATGAGTATATGCCACAAGGTGCTCTCAGTAAGCATCTTTTCCAATGGAAGAGCTTGCAATTGGAACCACTTTCGTGGAAGCGAAGGCTTAACATTGCATTGGATGTTGCTAGAGGAATGGAGTATCTTCATACTCTTGCTCACCAAAGCTTCATTCATAGAGATCTTAAGTCATCAAATATTTTGCTTGGTGATGACTTCAGAGCAAAGGTCTCAGATTTTGGACTTGTTAAGCTTGCTCCGGATGGCAAAAAATCTGTAGTGACTCGGCTTGCTGGAACATTCGGATACTTGGCACCAGAATATGCAG TGACCGGAAAAATCACTACAAAAGCAGATGTTTTCAGTTTTGGTGTTGTTCTGATGGAGCTACTGACCGGATTGACAGCACTCGATGAGGACCGGCCGGAGGAAAGCCAGTACTTGGCAGCATGGTTCTGGAATATAAAATCAGATAAGGAGAAACTTATGAATGCTATTGACCCTGCACTCGAAAAACAGGACGAAACCTTTGAGAGCATTTCCATCATTGCTGAGTTAGCTGGCCATTGCACTGCCAGGGAACCAAACCAGCGGCCGGATATGGGGTATGCCGTGAGCATTCTGGCACCGCTCGTTGAGAAATGGAAACCGATTGATGATGAAACTGAAGAGTATTGTGGCATAGACTATAGTTTACCCCTTAACCAAATGGTGAAGGGGTGGCAAGAGATGGAAGGAAAGGATTTAAGCCATGTGGACTTACAAGACAGCAAGAGTAGTATTCCGGCAAGGCCTACTGGATTCGCCGATTCTTTTACGTCCGCGGATGGCCGGTGA
- the LOC107628041 gene encoding uncharacterized protein LOC107628041, translating into MAMPMVSPYKTGSPCSHSLHRVTASSGYPVIFYSNAPISAANTVPDSPSSAATTVFLCRLFTATAISILVCTLVALILFLIVHPKLPTLRVDSAVLTESNSSPTRFSLTILFVNPNTKVSISYSVIDALLHNSSDGEVAITRLPHFSQSRREWTRVTAQFDLGQDGTFVINNNVSNNGSLEFGIKLFTSVKFNYGVFRAGHRELNAACYPLKVVFGARNNNNNNNNNGTGNGTAVMHDPSDWCSV; encoded by the coding sequence ATGGCAATGCCCATGGTCTCACCCTACAAAACCGGTTCACCATGCTCCCATTCTCTCCACCGAGTCACCGCTTCATCCGGTTACCCGGTTATCTTCTATAGCAACGCTCCAATCTCCGCCGCCAACACCGTCCCCGACTCCCCTTCCTCCGCCGCAACAACCGTCTTCCTCTGCCGCCTCTTCACCGCCACCGCCATCTCCATCCTCGTCTGCACACTCGTCGCCCTCATTCTCTTCCTCATTGTCCACCCCAAACTCCCAACTCTCCGAGTCGACTCAGCTGTACTCACGGAGTCAAACTCGTCTCCGACTCGGTTCTCGCTAACGATCCTCTTCGTGAACCCTAACACCAAGGTGTCTATCTCTTACTCTGTCATCGACGCGTTGCTCCATAACAGTTCTGACGGTGAAGTGGCCATCACGCGCCTCCCACATTTCTCTCAGTCGAGGCGCGAGTGGACACGTGTCACCGCGCAGTTCGATCTGGGTCAAGATGGAACCTTTGTTATAAATAACAATGTTAGTAATAACGGGTCACTGGAATTTGGGATAAAGTTGTTTACTTCGGTGAAGTTTAATTATGGGGTTTTCCGTGCTGGGCATCGTGAGTTGAATGCTGCGTGTTACCCTTTGAAGGTTGTGTTTGGTGctcgtaataataataataataataataacaatggaACTGGAAATGGAACTGCTGTCATGCATGATCCTTCGGATTGGTGCTCTGTTTGA
- the LOC110268205 gene encoding uncharacterized protein LOC110268205: MNEMLAGGIRHYPVVYSDGEREVNVGTVSVDPAEISFKRLLRHLSNKVGIPSEDLIVYLSSADSGRKVLLFEKLDLSLVLPSDRSGEHYFHVVKRLTKGSAKKNAASVVKKKRRVDPVRAAMEALQELRVRAISAKAPLYMEEELEEELRKRDLFIEKRGLLTNMAINDNVKIPKKESNGCAVERSDGAREGRGILKICRVCQRARMTGIGDGGFHPCVYDKIIQGFRQSRWGPISPSPVRNFDKDLFDEDFLSSVMELEKLIRKEMKEMKEMSSDLMRCDIL, encoded by the coding sequence ATGAACGAAATGTTAGCCGGCGGGATCCGCCACTACCCCGTCGTCTACAGCGACGGAGAGAGAGAAGTCAACGTCGGAACAGTCTCCGTTGACCCGGCCGAAATCTCCTTCAAGCGCCTGCTTCGCCACCTCAGCAACAAGGTCGGTATTCCGTCGGAAGATCTCATCGTCTACCTCTCCTCCGCCGACAGCGGCCGGAAAGTTCTTCTCTTCGAAAAGCTCGATCTCTCCCTCGTCTTACCTAGCGACCGCTCCGGCGAGCATTACTTCCACGTCGTCAAGCGCCTCACGAAAGGCTCAGCAAAGAAGAACGCGGCGAGCGTCGTCAAGAAGAAACGGCGGGTGGATCCAGTTCGCGCCGCCATGGAAGCACTCCAGGAGTTACGTGTAAGGGCGATTTCAGCGAAGGCGCCTCTGTACATGGAGGAAGAGTTGGAGGAAGAGTTGAGGAAGAGGGATCTTTTCATTGAAAAGAGAGGTTTATTGACGAACATGGCGATCAACGACAACGTGAAAATTCCGAAGAAAGAATCCAATGGTTGCGCCGTGGAGAGAAGCGACGGTGCTCGCGAAGGAAGAGGAATCTTGAAGATTTGCAGAGTGTGTCAAAGAGCAAGGATGACAGGAATCGGCGATGGCGGTTTTCATCCTTGCGTATACGACAAGATAATTCAAGGGTTCCGCCAGTCACGGTGGGGACCGATTTCTCCGTCGCCGGTAAGGAATTTTGACAAAGATCTCTTTGATGAAGATTTTCTTTCATCTGTTATGGAATTGGAGAAACTTATcagaaaagaaatgaaagaaatgaaagaaatgaGCAGTGATCTTATGCGGTGTGACATACTGTAA